Proteins from one Bombus pascuorum chromosome 15, iyBomPasc1.1, whole genome shotgun sequence genomic window:
- the LOC132914779 gene encoding uncharacterized protein LOC132914779 isoform X4: MSFVLKLGTVETSLEKKNCSSGQPSSSVNQETSNTTGTDDAGGKPQILQCLESAAEIPAGHVISFSTVKSVSVTYPVAKAVREVQRITGPQTNTTQVLSTRVISQKLPSSSHQTQPAPLTLNVSSNVTHVPVNAQSLSSPGSGVAHVYPLQHATVSTQSKQQTRNQVVVTCEGKQQQQQTTTISSLQASMSLKVQPVPSQLVVSNNAVRAITTATSLPNIQRIHVKTQNLVGQGQTVNLQKVKAVTNVSQGVTVQRNSVPRIQTAQKSQMSSTGTAQTTQFAVNQVTNNTNVQRVQQQGNSTLQKAQANAANTQKVAQVYNNQKVSSQMLSSHPNHKAQLQQIPGNQQQGLQKLQVQSQKTVTVPRQQSNAAAVNNVQKCGNSVAGMQKVQVMGQVQCQQQLPQVQKHVQQVQPPTQHQRSQTATALQKSQTATTVNSSRVQSFASACKSNSVPNISKTLQNANLLTVNKQPVISQPQQSQQVHIQNSSQLQQQLLQQTSQAQQQSQQQVAQKQQPQQQQQANTNPQTQKSHSITNVHQKVATIAATIPNNQRTQVVNSKIQQQQMVMRVGVAKNQAQNLQQSNLKSSVPQKIANTVKTSNSQNVVQQSLHRNANAQPVKIIQQQQNVIGPQNAQKQPGCIKTIPPQKPAQRNHTQKVSGIKTSLNTNVTAVKGQGPATAIAQKTSIKTLLPQQTVAANMLMHKNQPIKIQQQAMQQKQLITTSQFSQQVRQQSGQVKTLLPVTSMEPRKDVENKIEPELRESKEDERQQRPITPIIRIPPPYECLQYVLQDHNYGAPPPRTPSPPSPPSHAKQPINGAGSSSTTSQHPYIYGKVVSGANMDDDAASAISSEIGRDAELEGEETETAPEGEGDDEDSVTRCICDFEHDDGYMICCDRCLVWQHVDCMGIDRSNIPDEYLCEICRPRRVDRQRARALQMRKREELLNSDTSSDASSTSSADTDVGVSTIPKKRTLQQQIPRRKSEPPQVRRLNNNNNNNNNNVAKRQRRDSHPRQSSAVRKKEATKRGPGKRKAKRRMSLEDKEEETQDTWSSNVAPLRQWIERYEEAVTNHYSPELRARISSIKVNGTHSDLRQSNMNVIATGKCRLNVHSNNVRFLVATMYLPPNTPVVELRGKYMLSTQHRPSYPQGRHHTQRPGPFVFFYRLPRDGTEVCVDTRTYGNDARFVRRSCKPNAEVKHCIEKGTLHLYIVTTSAIEKNAEITIRHEQHDLLLSPNPNSPMMPIVCACNNPRECQIVSLNQLNRRGSNGALAENADGRERRRRGRRNTICEDSDSSTVISNNTVITQPAPPPTTVSSSVSAPPRRTVTTTVANTVRQIPKEEPLTLVQQPQTSPNLSQPIVPETKKDKKKMTREERKMEAIMKAFERLEKAEQRKQEVQARNAQRKESGGTHSDNEDSHSVTIQTKQKQQNSDRPLRRKRRKGRARTTSTSQSQSSSRRTRLNSADSDESSGEESNSMQSPPLLSQNHSQSRDAPYHLHTPAKSTNESVATAAHQGIPTAAGLLLALANSNAPGPSSPPLQQPTPVKSPTCDSGASSSSQSSTPSTPLSSACLLVAAAVGPLAPGFKFPKTKKVLMNEWLKESPDPPQSNISQISPLPALPPASATNSINPLCRSSDFSLPTDSSAEFLTQSYAAKSLATLVQAANSVSGICDSPPQRKQQAISGHTVCPVSTGSAKKRWLRQAISEECDSPNSRPESPPASEMVAPPKKRRIARESLSSDNYTPPTTPTMLVPESTSNNRSLCPVEDDFIEHLQSSLVDQNEEGHTTTESVKQEIASHEHVNSNDIVRQKLSIDISQDFHLKNVKSEKHLVIDISIMKEENIGVKKEEKDEMDCDTYMHLESKSFIKNELRSVKNELVSHQKNRSKKEYIIKKEENLDMEKGTVEIVDQNEGDTEMEDFSSPIAVMESDAILKERVAEMKLEFGGSINEMVKVEDDKCDDYKRSEDMKCEIKSDDNMSIDEFDVEAQMKKITGDDGNDYKEKVDTSSEKDKSMDGIEGLMESSKEDSESEDKEIDDVKYESSSFKSFNLNHEEKLFKEFGSKSESECIIENSIKEIEQSQESQKLEQPSAFVTSSEESIFESVSSNMDTESITEPPKSFHSIPPLSERIRKKTEATSAPKSQLNFEAAIIESTIDMETEDESKNGEQKSMLSTALRELLEAKLDDLTNESAKEEVIEENNVPYIEPKCETSEQIIEIQECTTKPIPQNVHNEETPIKEEEAPPKEIKRLKDPRTVVPNSMPAPAFKPETIPPVKRKLSISEYRKRKQQSSGTPPEPEPSSDASTTDKGGARGRSDSASSGTSSLSSDEEGSKISLSLDVPTLTTLPLFTNTEGEEKKG, from the exons ATGAGCTTCGTCTTAAAGTTGGGCACCGTAGAAACATCCCTCGAGAAGAAGAACTGCAGCAGCGGTCAGCCGTCCTCGTCGGTGAATCAGGAAACATCGAACACGACGGGAACCGACGATGCCGGCGGCAAACCACAGATCCTTCAATGTTTGGAGAGTGCCGCAGAAATTCCAGCTGGTCATGTTATTTCCTTTTCCACCGTGAAATCAGTTAGCGTTACCTATCCAGTAGCAAAAGCCGTTAGGGAGGTGCAGAGAATCACTGGACCTCAAACGAATACCACCCAGGTGCTGTCGACTCGCGTCATCTCTCAGAAATTACCGTCGTCTAGCCATCAAACACAGCCCGCGCCTTTAACGCTGAACGTATCCTCCAACGTAACCCATGTTCCGGTAAACGCTCAATCTTTATCATCTCCAGGTAGCGGAGTAGCACATGTGTATCCTTTGCAGCATGCTACAGTATCCACGCAGAGCAAACAGCAAACTAGAAATCAGGTGGTCGTCACCTGTGAGGGCaagcaacagcagcaacagaCGACCACGATATCTAGTTTGCAGGCTAGCATGTCTTTAAAAGTTCAACCGGTCCCTTCGCAGCTTGTCGTAAGCAACAACGCGGTTAGAGCCATCACTACCGCGACTTCGTTGCCCAACATTCAAAGGATACACGTGAAAACGCAAAATCTCGTCGGACAGGGTCAGACGGTTAACTTGCAGAAAGTGAAGGCTGTGACGAATGTCAGTCAAGGGGTAACCGTGCAGAGGAACTCCGTACCTAGGATACAGACCGCACAGAAGAGCCAAATGTCGTCGACTGGTACCGCTCAAACCACCCAGTTTGCTGTTAATCAAGTCACGAACAATACCAACGTACAGAGAGTCCAACAACAAGGGAATTCGACGCTTCAAAAAGCGCAAGCAAACGCCGCGAACACGCAGAAAGTAGCGCAAGTCTACAATAACCAAAAGGTATCGTCGCAGATGTTAAGTAGTCATCCGAATCATAAAGCACAACTGCAACAGATACCGGGTAATCAACAGCAGGGATTACAGAAATTACAGGTTCAGTCGCAGAAGACCGTGACTGTGCCTAGGCAGCAATCGAACGCTGCGGCGGTGAATAACGTCCAAAAATGTGGCAACTCCGTAGCTGGTATGCAGAAGGTACAAGTAATGGGGCAAGTGCAATGTCAGCAACAGTTACCGCAGGTTCAGAAACACGTGCAACAAGTTCAGCCGCCGACGCAGCATCAGAGATCACAAACTGCGACGGCTTTGCAAAAGTCTCAGACTGCGACCACGGTTAATTCCAGCAGAGTACAATCTTTCGCGAGCGCTTGCAAGAGTAACAGCGTTCCAAATATCAGTAAAACGCTCCAAAACGCCAACTTATTAACCGTAAACAAACAACCAGTAATCTCACAGCCACAACAATCGCAGCAAGTACATATCCAGAACTCGTCCCAATTGCAACAACAGTTGCTACAGCAGACTTCACAAGCACAACAACAATCGCAGCAACAAGTGGCGCAGAAACAACAGCctcagcagcaacaacaagcGAATACGAATCCACAAACACAGAAAAGTCACAGTATTACGAATGTTCACCAAAAGGTTGCGACGATCGCCGCGACCATCCCCAATAATCAACGAACTCAGGTAGTTAACTCTAAGatacaacaacaacaaatgGTAATGAGAGTAGGTGTGGCGAAGAATCAAGCGCAAAATTTACAGCAGAGCAATTTAAAAAGTAGTGTACCTCAGAAAATTGCGAATACCGTAAAAACTTCGAACTCGCAGAACGTCGTGCAACAGTCGTTGCATAGAAATGCGAACGCGCAGccagtaaaaataattcagcAACAACAGAACGTTATAGGGCCGCAGAATGCTCAAAAGCAGCCTGGATGCATCAAAACGATACCTCCTCAAAAACCAGCTCAGAGGAATCACACGCAAAAAGTATCCGGTATTAAGACCTCTCTAAATACAAACGTAACTGCGGTGAAAGGTCAAGGTCCGGCAACTGCGATCGCACAAAAGACAAGCATCAAAACCTTGCTTCCTCAACAGACTGTTGCCGCGAATATGTTGATGCATAAAAATCAACCGATTAAAATACAACAGCAAGCTATGCAACAAAAACAACTTATTACAACGTCACAGTTTTCCCAGCAAGTTAGACAACAATCTGGACAAGTGAAGACGTTACTACCAGTAACTAGCATGGAACCTCGCAAAGATGTTGAGAACAA aattgaACCCGAGCTGCGCGAATCTAAAGAAGACGAACGTCAACAACGTCCTATAACTCCAATTATAAGAATACCTCCGCCTTACGAG TGTCTTCAGTACGTCCTACAGGATCACAATTATGGGGCACCACCACCACGAACACCGTCACCTCCGTCACCCCCATCTCACGCAAAACAGCCTATCAACGGTGCCGGAAGTTCGTCTACGACTTCTCAGCATCCTTACATTTATGGAAAAG TCGTTAGTGGCGCTAATATGGACGACGATGCAGCCAGTGCTATCAGTAGCGAAATAGGCAGGGACGCAGAACTGGAAGGCGAAGAAACCGAAACTGCTCCCGAGGGTGAAGGGGATGATGAAGACAGTGTTACTAGATGTAtatg CGATTTTGAACATGATGACGGATACATGATCTGCTGTGATCGTTGTTT agTTTGGCAACACGTTGATTGCATGGGTATAGATCGTTCTAACATTCCTGACGAATACCTCTGTGAAATTTGTCGACCACGACGAGTAGATAGGCAAAGAGCTCGTGCATTGCAAATGCGTAAACGCGAGGAATTGTTAAATTCAGATACATCATCCGATGCATCGTCCACCAGTTCGGCAGATACTGACGTTGGAGTCAGTACGATCCCCAAAAAACGAACTTTGCAACAGCAAATTCCTCGACGAAAATCCGAACCACCGCAAGTAAGACGACTgaacaacaataacaataataataataataacgtcgCGAAAAGGCAGAGGAGAGATTCTCATCCGAGACAATCCAGTGCTGTTCGTAAAAAAGAAGCTACAAAGCGAGGCCCAGGTAAACGCAAAGCTAAACGGAGAATGAGTTTGGAAGATAAAGAGGAGGAAACTCAAGATACGTGGAGCTCCAACGTCGCGCCACTAAGGCAGTGGATCGAACGTTACGAGGAAGCAGTGACAAATCACTATAGTCCAGAATTGCGAGCCAGGATATCATCTATCAAAGTAAATGGCACACACAGCGATTTGAGACAGAGTAACATGAATGTCATTGCCACCGGAAAGTGTAGGCTCAACGTACATAGTAACAACGTTAGG TTTCTGGTAGCAACGATGTATCTCCCACCAAACACACCCGTCGTTGAATTACGAGGAAAGTATATGTTAAGTACGCAACATCGACCGTCCTATCCTCAAGGAAGGCATCATACCCAGAGGCCCGGACCCTTTGTATTCTTTTATCGATTACCACGAGACGGAACAGAAGTCTGTGTAGACACAAGAACGTATGGAAACGATGCTAGATTTGTGCGACGTAGTTGTAAACCTAACGCGGAAGTGAAACATTGTATAGAAAAAGGAACGTTACATTTGTATATTGTGACTACAAGCGCGATTGAGAAAAATGCCGAAATTACGATCAGACACGAGCAACATGATCTCTTGCTATCGCCTAATCCAAATAGCCCCATGATGCCCATTGTCTGTGCGTGTAATAACCCAAGGGAATGTCAAATAGTGTCTCTAAATCAGTTGAACAGAAGAGGAAGCAACGGAGCATTGGCTGAGAATGCAGATGGCCGAGAACGGAGACGAAGGGGTAGACGAAACACAATTTGCGAGGACAGCGATTCCTCGACCGTGATATCCAATAATACTGTCATCACGCAACCTGCACCACCGCCGACGACAGTGTCATCATCGGTATCCGCGCCACCAAGAAGGACAGTTACAACCACTGTTGCAAATACGGTGCGCCAAATACCTAAAGAGGAACCGCTGACGTTAGTGCAACAGCCGCAAACTTCTCCGAACTTAAGTCAACCAATAGTGCCAGAGACTAAGAAAGACAAGAAGAAGATGACCagagaagagaggaagatGGAAGCTATTATGAAAGCTTTCGAGAGGCTCGAGAAAGCGGAACAAAGGAAACAAGAAGTTCAAGCACGAAATGCACAGCGGAAGGAGTCTGGTGGTACGCATAGCGATAACGAAGATAGTCATAGCGTCACGATACAAACAAAGcaaaaacaacaaaattcCGATAGACCTTTAAGgcggaagagaagaaagggtAGAGCAAGGACTACTAGTACTTCTCAATCGCAAAGTAGCAGTCGAAGAACCAGATTGAATTCCGCGGACTCGGACGAATCGTCCGGAGAAGAAAGCAATTCGATGCAATCGCCACCTTTGTTGAGCCAAAATCATTCGCAAAGTCGAGATGCTCCTTATCATCTGCATACTCCTGCCAAAAGTACGAACGAGAGCGTAGCTACAGCTGCACATCAAGGAATTCCAACGGCTGCTGGTTTACTATTGGCTTTAGCAAATTCTAACGCACCTGGACCGAGTTCGCCTCCTTTGCAACAACCAACACCAGTTAAAAGTCCAACTTGTGATAGTGGTGCAAGCAGCAGCTCCCAAAGTTCAACTCCATCCACTCCTTTATCTTCGGCTTGCTTGTTAGTCGCAGCAGCGGTTGGTCCTCTAGCTCCTGGCTTCAAATTTCCGAAAACCAAGAAAGTTCTAATGAATGAATGGTTAAAAGAGTCACCCGATCCACCGCAAAGCAATATATCTCAAATATCACCGTTACCAGCATTGCCACCGGCTTCTGCGACGAATTCGATAAATCCTCTTTGCAGATCTTCGGATTTTTCTTTACCAACGGACTCATCCGCAGAATTCTTAACGCAGAGTTACGCAGCTAAAAGTTTAGCTACTCTTGTGCAGGCGGCTAATTCGGTATCTGGAATATGCGATTCACCACCACAACGCAAGCAACAGGCAATCAGTGGACATACAGTTTGCCCTGTTTCTACGGGATCTGCCAAGAAAAGGTGGTTACGTCAAGCTATCTCTGAAGAATGTGATTCACCAAATAGTCGACCAGAGAGTCCGCCGGCTAGTGAAATGGTAGCTCCaccgaagaaaagaagaatagcTAGAGAAAGTTTATCGTCAGACAATTATACTCCACCCACTACACCTACTATGTTAGTCCCTGAGTCCACTTCGAACAATAGATCTTTGTGTCCTGTTGAA GACGATTTCATCGAGCACCTGCAATCCTCGTTGGTTGATCAGAATGAAGAAGGTCACACGACAACAGAATCTGTAAAGCAAGAGATTGCCTCACATGAACACGTAAATTCAAACGATATCGTACGGCAAAAGCTTTCGATAGATATTTCACAGGATTTTCatcttaaaaatgtaaaatccgAGAAACATTTAGTGATAGACATTTCGATAATGAAAGAAGAGAACATCGGGgtgaagaaagaagagaaagatgaAATGGATTGTGACACTTACATGCACTTGGAGTCAAAATCTTTCATCAAGAATGAATTGCGATCTGTTAAAAACGAACTGGTTAGCCATCAGAAAAATAGGAGCAAAaaggaatatattataaagaaagaagagaatttgGATATGGAGAAGGGTACCGTCGAGATAGTCGATCAAAACGAAGGAGACACAGAAATGGAAGATTTCAGCTCTCCAATCGCTGTTATGGAATCGGATGCAATTCTGAAGGAACGCGTGGCTGAGATGAAACTGGAATTCGGAGGTAGTATAAATGAGATGGTTAAAGTTGAAGATGATAAGTGTGATGATTATAAAAGATCCGAAGATATGAAGTGCGAAATCAAATCTGACGACAACATGTCGATCGACGAATTTGACGTTGAAGCTcaaatgaagaaaattactGGCGACGATGGAAATGATTATAAGGAAAAAGTAGACACTAGTTCGGAAAAGGATAAAAGCATGGATGGTATCGAGGGTCTGATGGAGAGTTCCAAAGAAGATTCCGAATCTGAGGATAAAGAAATAGATGACGTGAAATACGAGTCGTCATCGTTCAAATCGTTCAATTTAAACCACGAGGAAAAGTTATTCAAAGAATTCGGAAGCAAATCTGAATCAGAATGTATCATTGAGAATAGCATTAAAGAAATCGAACAGAGCCAGGAATCTCAGAAACTTGAACAGCCGTCCGCGTTCGTTACTTCATCCGAAGAATCCATTTTTGAGTCTGTGTCTTCCAACATGGACACAGAATCTATCACAGAACCACCAAAGAGTTTTCATTCCATTCCACCATTAAGTGAGCGAATTCGTAAAAAGACAGAAGCAACGAGTGCTCCAAAAAGCCAATTGAATTTTGAAGCCGCTATTATCGAGTCTACCATTGATATGGAGACGGAAGATGAATCCAAAAATGGTGAACAAAAGTCTATGCTCTCGACGGCGTTAAGGGAATTGCTGGAAGCTAAGTTGGATGATCTAACAAACGAGAGCGCTAAAGAAGAAGtgatcgaagaaaataatgtacCATACATCGAGCCAAAGTGTGAAACTTCTGAGCAGATTATAGAGATACAAGAGTGTACGACAAAACCAATCCCTCAAAATGTTCACAATGAAGAAACTCCAATAAAAGAGGAGGAAGCTCCGCCTAAGGAAATCAAACGATTAAAGGATCCGAGAACTGTCGTTCCAAATAGTATGCCAGCTCCTGCATTTAAACCCGAAACAATCCCTCCTGTTAAACGAAAG TTGTCCATATCAGAATACCGTAAACGCAAACAGCAATCGTCTGGCACGCCTCCAGAACCTGAACCGTCAAGCGATGCTTCTACAACAGATAAGGGGGGAGCTAGAGGTAGATCAGATAGTGCGAGCAGTGGAACTTCGTCGCTGAGTTCCGATGAGGAAGGTTCCAAAATCTCATTATCTCTTGATGTACCGACCCTAACCACATTACCGCTTTTCACGAACACAGAAGGCGAGGAAAAGAAAGGTTAA